One Triticum dicoccoides isolate Atlit2015 ecotype Zavitan chromosome 3B, WEW_v2.0, whole genome shotgun sequence genomic window, atcttggaaatattatactgaagatgaagggaaatgccagttgcaggtgtttgtccaggagttatgtgtaagtaatgttattcatggcaattactttgcttcgtcccatacatcctacatccatgatggttataatacagcaaattttcccatttttctctatagagaaggaccgatttggaaattcaagatgaggtaacctgtgctaatacctctgctatcttcaagaatgcttggtggcaatatcggaattacctgaagaaaacgtacttcatcggcaaagaaactcatcaaattctcttacgttctcctgagacacatttactggacgatgactgggaacgccttgttctgtactggtcctgaaccaagaatgcggtaaggtctatgagctcattttctatttttaagtattatattcttgcgtcttactatactctgttcatgtagaacaagtgcctaaacctgaagaacaactgttctaatttaagattccattgctatcatagttcaaaaaagcgctaggcgttaattgtgcattttgccaccgccttgcactttagtgaccaaagcgcatgcttatgcgcagttatgcacagattaagcatagttatgcgcaatgcattttgccaacgcctagagcctaggcgcgcttaagcgctcgcttaggcgcgccttttttaacaatgattgctttgctcttgtatcactgtatttactgatacaaacttatttttaaattgaaggatccaatcgaaactccaatggcacaacaggtatgttcacgcatgttttttTAAcacgtttgctcttatcaatagctcttttgatttcaatttcaattgtgtatacagttgactttcatatcatgcacattactagcatcacaacagagccaatagtgttgttgtacatgtaggccgtggtacccatctaaaatcttgttgtgccgtgtagtttcccacgctttgtattctttcactgctgctttgtcttgaactgatatgatttgaaccgtgtctctatttttatttggcaagacaatgcagtgaccataggaaatagatatatgtttgtttgatgcttttattatgtactagtacttggcaatagaagacttggtagtttaatcgtgtccaccttactaatgaactggttcaccaaaatgagtttcatatactagtacatgctaaacttgttatgtgtctgcttgtttcttcttttagaatgctgacagaatattggggaagagtgacttattaagcaatggtaatgaaagtaatgtaaataaggttcaggatagtgacacatccttgttggtctccaacaaagctgataaaacagctaaggaagactatcttgaagacagcgagacaaccccaaagtcctgtcttggtttagtgttcgagttactggccactaccgcttgcacaagctattcaaactcactgtctgaatcagttcggtttcttgagtctcaactacaagatgaaagacatcgatcagctgtgctgcgacaagaagcggaaggactgcgaaagtccctggagcattcatatgcatactttctgctgcaacagcaagcgttggaggattttagcgccaaacaggacaaagctaatcagcttgctaagcttattgccagcatggtggatacccaggataacgtttcttgagctcttctgaagttgtttcagttatgctcttgttttgctgttgcgtttatttgcactggtggccaattttgacggccagtgtatgtaatatgttgctttgttccctatatttgcacaggtggcaaactttgatgcccagtggatgtaatatgtgtaatagcggtaataggctagccttaattgcttgcttatttattttcttattgtcttgtttagttgtttgcttgtattcACTGCAGttatttttctatgtttttctagtggccacaatagcctatttttggtaactaggccaaaataatcatggcaacacacagactgttgtaaccatgggcctcctgcaggtcgtatgatccatgagccttcgttcggccgtaggaccattggccttctatacgggtcgtatgatccatcggccttctatacgggtcgtagggatcaatgggccttctacgggccgtagggtccatgggccttctacgggccatacgatccatgggccttctatgggacgtactatccatgggcctcatacgggccgtaggatccatgggccttctacggggcgtatcatcatttcgccaatcatgggccgtactatttgtggaccataacgggccattaataggccgtatttgataactctatgaaaacagtccaacgggttttttttgacatgaacggcccaacgtattaacggtccacaaacgggacgactgtaatgacgggctgaatttggcccacaagcagaaaatgacagtatcgggccgtatgtaaccgaatgctgcaagtgagcccaagaatcaatgggccctgagaaggctggaagataacttgggctggaaacggcccaatggaataacgagccgttaatgggcataaagtgatacactgttcattacgggccagtttcaccatgggtcgttaatgggccaagagttacaaaggtcctcatatgggccgaaagaagtcatgggccacacatgggctggaagttaaaacgggatgaatcatattggacgacccagatgacgctactgggcctaattcggatagggcgtaacgggccctgggttagcgggttgtaaatgggctatatgcgaacaggctgttaacaggctttccgtgggccggcccgccaccttttgaccaagtcaaacgggccggccttttcacaggaatgggcctctgttgggccgtctcacgtgtcgccgtatcataggcgccttcggtccaatgagcggatgacatctgtcccaacggtgagccgacacgtgtttcctctagccaatgatgattttacacgtggaaaatccccattggtcggggctgttaacgggttatcggatccaaaacccgacccgatagcttaacggcgtttcgttatggtggatgccacatgtcggtcacccttgacgaaagcacttctgtgatgcgcgatttatcatcatggaagtggacacttccgtgatgataattttggtaatgtcatggaacacatctacgacagcacaggtatgactatcttgattctgtcataaattagtcatggatgtacatgcatgacaacaaacgcgacctactgtgacaaacacgtatcatcacggaagtgtattttttttgtagtgcctcctttatatacgtgggcaggggccaccccaaagacacacaagtttctcttaaccgtgtgtggtgcccccctccacagttacacacctcaatcataccatcgtagtgcttaggcaaagccctgcaccggtagcatcatcatcaccttcaccacaccgtcgtgctgacggaactcaccctcgtcctcaactggatcaagagcacgagggacgtcatcgagttgaacgtgtgctgaacgcggaggtgccgtacgttcggtacttgatcagttggatggcgaagaagttcgactacatcaaccgcgttattgaaacgcttccgctttcagtctacgagggtacgtggacacactctcccctctcgtttctatgcatcacctagatagatcttacgtgatcgtaggttttttttttgaaattaccgcgttccccaacacaaaaGAAATCGGATAATACCCAAAGTAATGTTAAGATGAGCTTTTTAGTCTTCTCTCACTCTTTTTGATACCACACTCCATCAAATGTGCCACACACTGCCTTTGATTTTTGAAAGCCTCATAATGTGCTCTAGCTTTATTTTGAGCACTAACATATTTACCGACATGTGTATCCGGAACACTAGGTCAATCCTTCCAATTTCTAAATCCTACCCTTGTGAATGCCTCAATGCCATTTTTTCGCTCTTGGGTCTTaaaaagaaagcaatagaaacgaaTGGCTGCTTCTTTATCAACACTATATTCCAGCCAGTCACCATGCTTCTTGAACCAATTTGCATGAAAGCTTCTTTTTTCAAGAATTTCCTGGGggtatttttttatatttatgATCAGTTGGTTGGCATGGACCCACATTTATATAAATCCATCTAGCAGCATCTCTAATGTCTGGAACTAAACTTTCAATACGTCTCCTAAGACCAAGATCAGGTTCAGTAACACATAATTGAGCACAGGCATCAGTAGAGATACCATGATTGTTACTACCGCGAGTTGACATTGTAGGCGGGTTGCTTGAAGTCGACGGCGGTGGTCCCATTTCTATGGTTGTTTTTTGTGTGGTGTTGATCCAGTCCCCTCAGCCTCTTGACTCCCTCCATGGCAAATGATCGGTGTAGACACCCCCATTGCGGACACCAGTGAAAAATAAAACTCTATCtccatattctttttgtacaacatAAAATGAAATTATCAACTACTATCTTCGTCTTGTTTATTGCCCCCTTCTTATTTTctatcaaattttgaccatagatttgactaacaaaatgttaatgcatgtcatccAAAATTAAATTGTTTAATTATTGAAAATATTGGTCAAAATATGACGCTAAATATGAGGGGGACTGATAAACCAGGGCAGTACATCAATTTGAGTTCAACAATACCCTAGATATATgactagacacacacacacacacacacacacacacacacacacacacacacacacacacacacacacacacacactatttaTGATACTACCACTACAAATGTTATACAGATGGAATATATATTTTTCGTGTAGCCATCTGGCTTCACAGAGTATTTTGTTCGCGGGAAAAGGAGTGGAAAAAACGTGTTAGGTAGACGCGAGGAAATTCGAAATCCAGGCAACACGACCACAGCATTTGAACTTGCAACACCAGGTTACGCGGGCATCGTAAAATTGAAATGGCCGCACGAGAGCCCCCTGCCAGTCAGCTGCCCGGTGAACCCGAGCGTCTGCTTCTCCTCGTCGAACATTAGCAGGTTCTGCTGCATCTGAAACCCTCCGAGCACCACGGCCGGCGCGGCAACGCCGCCATACCAGGACTTGTCCCCCGCCTTCATCTCGACGAAAGCGAAGCACGCCGTGGCGCGGTTCACCTGCGCCATGGAGTTGATGCCGAACACCGTCCAGTTCCTGCCGCCTTCCAGCATCAGCTCGACCGTTGGCACAAAGTAGCCGAACCGCGTCGGCGAAAGCCTGGACGAGTTGTAGCACAGCTCGAACGGCGCCGCAGCCGGTGAGGGGACCCTCGCACCGGTAGTAATCGCACCCTGGCGTTCCATGGCCTGGTCGAACGCGTTGATGAGCGGGCGGTacacgtcgtggcggagctccgcGTACGGGATCGTCGTGGAGAAGCCAATGGTGAGAGGTGCGTACGAGTCCAGCGGCACCCGCGCTCCGTCCACGGCGATGCCCCTGCTGGCCGAGATGTAGTAGCCGGGGGATTCCCCGTGCTTGCGGAGCGGGGTACCGCTGCCAAGCAACTCCGTGATGGACCGCCCATTCGCCGCGAAGAGCGGGCCACCGCCGAAGATGGCGACGCCGTTTCCTTGGCCGCTTGGGAGGCAGAGCACGAACGAGTTAGCGACGCCCTGCGTGCGCGAGACCTGAGCGGGGAAGGCGAGGCCGGAGCGCGCGAGCCCCGCGACGCCGACGGCCCCCACCGGCAGCCCCGCTAACAGGGAGTCCAGCGCGCAGGACGTCACGGCGGTGAACGACACCGGGCCCAACGGGTTCCTTCCGTCGGTGGCGTTGGCGGAGAGCGTGACGCGCGTCATGTCCCCTGACGCGGTGTCGCCGGAGACGGGGTTGTGCGGGTGCGCGGTGCACTTGCAGCGGTAGGGGTTGTGGGCGTCCGGCATGCCGTAGCCGGTATGCTGGCAGTTGGGCGGATGGAAGCGGTGCGCGCGCATGCAGTCCATGCTGTTGCACTCGAGCGTGTCGTGGGAGGCGCCGCCGTCGCAGGTGGACCAGACGATGGGGCCGGAGAGGTCGAGGACCAGCGGCAGCGGGCGGCTGGACTTGACGGGGATGGTGTAGAGGGAGGTGGCGGCATCCCTTGTGACGGCCGTCACGAGCGgcctgccgccgccgtcgcccgccacCGTGCATGCAAGCACACAGAGCGAGATGGCGACGAGGACGAGGTCCTTTGGTTGCCACATTTTGGAATCTGGACTGGCCTGTGCTGTGCTGTGGTCGATCCAGCAGGTGCCATTGCTAGCTCCTTATATACCGCGCGCGGAGCACTGTGGCTAGATCGACAGTGTGTGTACGTGAGAGACGATGATGTTTGCTGGTTTTCTAACCAAGTTTTTGGCAGGAAGTGGAAGAGTAGAGAGTAGACCCGATGAGCGTGCCGGGATTCTCGTTGATGGCCATGAGCGAGAGCGACGAGTCCACGATGATATGCACTAGTATACTGATCCGGGTGGCGTACATAGTAGACCTAGCTGTCTGATAATTATGGTCAAAGGGTCGATCAATTCATAGAGGAAACTCTACTTGGATCCAGATCTCTCCGCCTCCGCGCAACCAAGAGAAGCTCTCGCACGTGGTTCCATGTGGAATTTGCGTTTCATGCTCTCACGGAGACTGCACTCTGCGGTGTTCTCGCTGCGTGCCGTGAAGGCTGGCCGCCGAGCCACCTCTTCCGTGCGTGTGTGTAGCTGGCTGCCGAGCTCCGGCATGCATGCGTCACTTGGCCGCTGAGCAGGGCCGGTCTTAATTTTGGGGCCCGGGCAAAACTAAAATTAGGGGCCCTTCAATATAATGATGACATGATAGCCAATATGCTAGTTCTCAAAAAAAAAGCCAATATGCTAATATATTACGAAAAACATTTCAAGTGCATCAATATTGCATCAAACAATATATGCATATTACCTTAAAATCATAACATTCTGAGATGCATCATTACTAATTAATCTTCATCCAGTAATTTCTTCTCGGTGGATAAAATTGCACGATGTATACTATATAGATTAGGTGAACATGCCAAAATTTAAAGAAACAACTGGTAATTCGAAACTAATAAAAAGCTACAAAAGTACCCAATCAATAACCATACGGCATGAGTGATGGGTTACCTAAAAAAGTTCTTACCGAATATAAAGTCAAACTCGCAAGATGCAAATGCATCACTCAACAGTGTCCGTTCAGTCCATCATCGTTGTCCTGTCACAATAAAAAAGATGCAATATCGATGTCATCTATGAATTTCTGTATATCATCAAGGCACTTATAGGCTATTAGGCTAACCTTCTCTCCCATTCCTAACGTGGCCGCACGGACAGCAGAAGACTGCCGACTGCCACCGGGCGTCCCTGTGGCCTCATAGATCCTGTTCGCCTAGCCTGTTCCTGGCGGCCGCGTGCTGTGGTTGCATCCGCTGCAAGGAGGTGGACTGATGGCGATGCGATCAGGCAAGGCGACGGCGCTGTAAGGCGATGAAGCGATTAGGCAAAATAGCAATTAAACTGTCTTGCGCCGGGTGCCAGATCCGTGCAAGTCGTCAGCGCGAGCGTCGTGCGTGATCGGCAGCCAGTGATGCGTCGCTCTAGATTTCAGGAGTCCTCGTTGTGTGCTTATAGCGATCTAGCAGTTGCTACTTGGGCCAGGCCACGCAAGGCAGAACATGCAACATCTTCTTTTTTACTGCAAGCTTGATTTAGAGNNNNNNNNNNNNNNNNNNNNNNNNNNNNNNNNNNNNNNNNNNNNNNNNNNNNNNNNNNNNNNNNNNNNNNNNNNNNNNNNNNNNNNNNNNNNNNNNNNNNNNNNNNNNNNNNNNNNNNNNNNNNNNNNNNNNNNNNNNNNNNNNNNNNNNNNNNNNNNNNNNNNNNNNNNNNNNNNNNNNNNNNNNNNNNNNNNNNNNNNNNNNNNNNNNNNNNNNNNNNNNNNNNNNNNNNNNNNNNNNNNNNACCTCCCTGCCCCCACCCCACATTAGGACTGGCCCTGCCGTGGTTGGCGTGCATTGCACGGTCCATCAAGATGTATTTTTTttcacaaaacacctgttgtgattgacccatgcgggagtaatctcaTGTATAAAAACTAAAaaataatgatatctcgagaaagaggagagataaggtgggaagaagtggggcgtggtggtgatttatggtcggactgagcggagacatagggatggacgacgccggcagcAGCCACCATGCCAAATTATTTCAGAGGCTTcttttttttaattgctcaacaataagaTTGTGGGAGATAAGAatgaatgagggaaagccttattTGTAAATATGAAGAGAGGTAGGAGTATCTTTTTACAAATTGTCTCGGTTTTCTTTTCCTGTAACTCTCTCTACGCTGCTTGCCGGCGTCACAATAGCTACTGGGACGTCCGCGTCGTTCCCATCATTCCCGATTGGGACGGTTGCTGCTGGCCCGATGTTCTCTCAGCTGCTAGGCCATGCTTTCTTCAACACCAACACCGTCATGCCGGCAATCCTCTTCACTTGGTCTGCCTTGTCCGCcatatcaaccacggagggctcagCTCCCAGATCGGGCAGCCCCTGCCTAGCTAATCCAACGGACCTGCTGCATCGGCCATCGCAACCACGGGGGGGAGGGCCTATGCCAACTCCCAGATTGGACAATCCATGCCTGCCTCGGCTCTACCCGACCTCACGGTCCATCCTTCGGTTGAGGCACCTCTGTCGCCTCCATTTCACTTCGGCCATCTTCACACCGTCAAGCTCTCGGCTGACAACTACCTCTACTGGCGTGCACAACTCCAACCTCTCCTTCGCAACcgttatgatgcggagcatccttcggtcatcccatggaccttccgtcgcctcaccaagcaccaagaggacccatgacaagagcacgagctcgagctctcgagaccgaggtgacttctctccttagtaaaatatcatatgaccctctcgagacatggctactacctcaatccgaaatgttgtgcatgattaggtatcaggaggaccctcccgaggatgcacatgaagatggacaagaccccaagtccaaggaagaagtgaaccaatggaagaaggcaaaaGAAGCTTccaagcaccggacatccggccaaggtcccggacatccggtccctaGAGATCCACACGGCTAGCCCCTGCAGAAGAAGGCTACGGcaaccggacatccggcctccagcccggacatccggccacccaccggaaatccggcctcccgcCCGGATATCCGGCCCAAGCATCCCGAATGCATCAAAGATGGCCCcaacagcccagacatccggcctacgcaccggacatccggtccctccggaagcaccggacatccggcaccaccagcccggacatccggtccctcgtgaaccaccggacatccggcccgacgcccggacatctggCGCCCCTGCCTGCGCACAGCCTCTTTGGGCAGAGACCCGTGTATCCCTTCGCcccttgactatatatactccctcctcccgtacgttttagggttagcgttgatttagctcagattagagatagagcttcgctcatccatcggatctcctcttcgtgagagaccgcggcctccttgGAGAAGATccaatcggattcaagaccccctcgtgggaagatcccctcgcggattcaagacctcctcacggagaagatcggttacctttgtatccttacctttgttgactttggatctcgtgtatctctttgtgttcggtgatctagcactcgtgtgattgattctatgtcggtttagtgtttctctctcgttttccccgtgtttccccttcgtGCTTCCGTGTATTCTTCGTGAAtccccgtaggatcccctccaaacgtgaaatatcgtccacatagggttccgccctacatcatcttggtatcatgagccacgttgatgacgtttttggagtccctacccctctttttctagcttgattttgttgttttcgtcctaaatccgaaaattccccaccaaaaatagccccaaaatattttgtgatttgttggtgagttgagattttgttggatttggtccatggatttgtgttgctgcgtgtggatctagctttccccaccctccccaccctttttccATCCACCAATCTGTCCAAATTTTGCCCCGGAATTGCGAATTTTCCCATGGAGTTCATCGCGTTCGTCCCCGAtccaggagcccggacatccgccgtgtccaccggacatccggtgtaccggacatccggcgtctggcccggacatccggcccctggcagcagcaGTTCCACCCCGCGCCACCATCCACCATATCCTCGCCCAATTTTGCCCCGGAGCCCACGTCTACTTCCGCATACCCATACCACCTTCAACAAACAGCACCACCGCTaaccgctacctcctatgtcgattttgacacgttttggtctttgagagttTGGGTTGTAGTTTtctgtgtcctattgtgtttcggctatataggtacggttcgactccatcatcaccaccgctcatctccatcgactactcatcatcgccaaggacggtaacttcgacgacatctttgtcataccttgcaattgcattgataacccacattgcctcattttgcgtagcttacccatcgagactagccgttgagtattgcaggcaacgtgacttgtgcacattagtgatcatactccatagcatacataccatacaatagtggtgcatatcttgagatcaacttgtgtgtcacaaagttgtcatagcatacacaattgttATCTTGGTTCGTGAGATTTTGCATAAGAAAAGATCTCAAAAGTGAaatagccacccaagcttttaagcaaagaggaaagataagcaaagagcttataagcaagaaccatagcatcatacaacattaagaatgtcatatccgatcatcttggatcatagcaccgaaatatcatacatatagcatacttgggatagagatcgttgcatttttgccttctaggttgtgcacaagtttgcgtatccgcctattgtgcaatcgtgctagcctctctctagtattgtgcaacaagagcattttcgtggtttccacattttggctcacttttggattgcacaatcccatttatctatttgcgtgtgtgtttccgtgtacccatacttttttggtctacttgttgcatttgcaaatttgtgaatcttttccaacattattgaagctcacttactattgcatcaaattttgtgccaccatcctaaccaagctccaccataagcttttacgtctgtaggtgtgagaaccgacaagaattggtaccaacagtgctatttcattgtccgcatttgagtgaacttgattcatcttcaacttcggtcaaggtacatttggtacacgttcttttccttctaccacttacattttggttggaatgatggataggccaagttcttctaccacacCACCTCTGATCGAGAACGACGACGACATGACATCatttgtcaccaagagccacctatttggagctcaaaaggcattgcaccaagaacaacaagcaatgagggactacttcgacaacaaattcgacgctcaaaagcaagagaatgatgcaagaatggatgagatccgcgccttcatgaggaaccggcgtccttccacttcttcatcctcgagacggagccgctcgagtcgacactccgacgacaccttctccgactcaagtacaccatcatcgaACACTCTTTGACGAGCAGCGCACCAAGACCGTCATGCGTCTCGCAACccactacatgacaagcattcacaagagcaagtcgatgagcatctacctcgtcctcaatcaaaccaagtcgcttttgctcaagcccaagaacgacaacgactacggcgccaagaataagaacgagcgcgtctacaccaagaggaacaagatgccgaggctcaacgtctttaacaacaacaacgtgaagcgcaagctcttgaggcgcaacgtgcccttcaagaatcaagtcgagccatcgccaatcgCAATCGCGAGAGGCGCAATCAAGAAGAAGCTCTTcgcgaagaaatccaagagaggaactaccaaccgcgtgtgcaacgtcaagctccacctcaacctcaagttcaacaagagcaagttgataatggacttcctccgcgccaagagcaacatgaggatgattaccctccacgtcaagggcgtcatcatcaccatcgccaacaacacaatgaagagcaacgctatggcaggctcaagttcacaatgcccaagttcaatggaagcaatgatcccgaagagtacctctcatgggcattgaaggtcgacaaaatctttcatttgcacaaatatgaggaagagaagaagatcgctatggcatcacttgagttccaagactatgtgctcatatggtgggaacaagtccttgaacgccgtcaagcaagaggtgaaccaccaatcaccacttgggctcaaatgaaggatgtcatgcgagcacgttttgtgccaacctactacaaccgcgatctcttcaagaagccacaactcctcaagcaaggaacaaagagtgttgaagaatactacaaagaaatggagatagccatgattcgagccaatgtgaaggaagatgatgagcaaacaatggcacgtttcttgaatggactcaaccatcccatcaagaagattgccgacttccaaccatactccaacctcattgagctcatacatcaagctaccaaggccgaacgtcaagtgcaagatgacttcaagtacgccaagtactcatccaagacctacggtttatccaacaaccaagcttcaaggactcctccaacatctacatcaaccaagccttatccaagcaacgacgacaagtcaagttacaagaaaacttcggcaagttcaagtcatcctcctcctactacaagcaacttcaagccgcgtgcttcatcatctactccgaccgatgagaccgtcaaaacaagctcctacaagtgtttcacttgcggcggccgaggccacaagtccttccaatgcatgaacaagcgcaccatgatcctcaatgacgatggtacatatgactccatgagtgaagaggagatggaagcccttgagcaagtggccatgcaccgacgcgtgaacgaggatgaagatgatcaagtcttttgtgatgaggattcgagccccgctcttgttgtctccaaagtcttgactcttcaacatcaacaagaagaagaccaacgatgccacatcttccacacaaaggccggcatca contains:
- the LOC119282252 gene encoding chitinase CLP-like; this encodes MWQPKDLVLVAISLCVLACTVAGDGGGRPLVTAVTRDAATSLYTIPVKSSRPLPLVLDLSGPIVWSTCDGGASHDTLECNSMDCMRAHRFHPPNCQHTGYGMPDAHNPYRCKCTAHPHNPVSGDTASGDMTRVTLSANATDGRNPLGPVSFTAVTSCALDSLLAGLPVGAVGVAGLARSGLAFPAQVSRTQGVANSFVLCLPSGQGNGVAIFGGGPLFAANGRSITELLGSGTPLRKHGESPGYYISASRGIAVDGARVPLDSYAPLTIGFSTTIPYAELRHDVYRPLINAFDQAMERQGAITTGARVPSPAAAPFELCYNSSRLSPTRFGYFVPTVELMLEGGRNWTVFGINSMAQVNRATACFAFVEMKAGDKSWYGGVAAPAVVLGGFQMQQNLLMFDEEKQTLGFTGQLTGRGLSCGHFNFTMPA